The Coffea arabica cultivar ET-39 chromosome 2c, Coffea Arabica ET-39 HiFi, whole genome shotgun sequence genome includes the window ATGTTCACTGGATTTACTTCAATTGTGGTGAATTTGGGCATGGACAATATTGTCACTTTCCCAGGAGTAGCAATCCTGTGGGGATTGGATGTAATGGTGATGGTTTACGCAGTTGGACATGTCTCTGGAGCTCATTTTAATCCTGCTGTCACCATTGCTTTTGCCACATGCAAGAAGTTTGCATGGAAACGGGTAAAATAATTAATGTCAAGCATgcgtttatttatttattttaggtAAGCATCAAGCATGCATTTATGCAAAAACTTTTTCAGAGTTAAATTAATTATCATGCCGAATCTAAGTCTCTTTTTTGAGCGCCGAATCTAAGTCTAgagtttcaaatgaaatttgtacATGTTTACTACAAAAGTTTATTTCTGTTTAGATAGTTCTTCTAGTTAAAAACATTTCAAGCACATATATAACATCATAGAGTCGGATAATTCTGCAGACTAGATTAATCTTTCTTTATCCTGATAGTATATATATTAATGGTTTGGATGCATGTTGtcctgcttgtatatatatatttctagtgcataaaaaattaatccgaATTCTATTATCTTTTATAGGTTCTATTGTTCTATATTCCCAATATAATATACTCTCTGTATAACCTAAATGAGTAGAAAATATGAAATTCTCAGATGTTAAGATCCATGTTTAGCTGGAAACTACTGAGATTTGTAAATCTAAGATCAACACGTTAGAATAGTGTTTTGCATATTGAACATAAACAGCCAACAACATTTGGATTTGACAACCCAAAACTTCatgaaaattatgaatttagaaaaaaatattttttttttttgccaccCAAATGTGTTTTCTTGCACCTCTTGCCCTTAAATCTCTTATTCCTGCCACTGAATCCACCTTTCACCATTGCAGGTACCTGCTTATATTTGTGCTCAACTCTTCGCATCAACTCTAGCAAGTGGAACCGTCTGGCTTGCTTTTGGCGAAGAACATTATCAATCTGTAGGCACCCTTCCGGTGGGGTCGAACATCCAATCTTTACTCTTGGAGTTTCTGATAACATTCTATCTCATGTTCGCTGTGTCCGGTGTTTCCACTGACGAACGAGCGGTCAGTGCAAGACCtcatctcttttttctctttataTAGTTTCATCAAACGATGATTTCTTACTTATAAACTAGTCACCATAAGTGCCATAAAACTAGAATAAGAATAGTTACGTGAAAAATGAACGTTGGAAAAAGGTATTTAGGGTAACCGTTGATGCTCAGAATCGAGTGAGATGAGATTGGCTCGATCTGGGGTGTGAATAATGGATGCCTGCTATCGAGACAACCTTAATTTCCTCGATTCCAGGCGTCAATTATTTAGTACAGTTGCTCTATCTATTGAACCAAATCCCAACCATTTAATTAACTTTCTAGATCGAGCCaagtttacttttttttaatccaGAGTGTCACTTGTTCAGTGCAGTTACTCTTAACTGTTACACCAAACTCCAACCCTTTTAGTTCATGCTCTAGATCAATCAAGTCAACCTTATTTTGCTTGATGCAAGATATCACCTTTTTACCCTTGAAAAAGTATTACTTTTTGACGCATCATTCTCTCTGTTTTTCAAGAGCTGTTCTATAGCTTATTTGttgattcttgatttttcatCATATGCAGACACCAGAACTCGCTGGAATAGCTGTT containing:
- the LOC113723968 gene encoding aquaporin NIP1-1-like, whose amino-acid sequence is MADTLETNQDHDIVVEVKDEYLASNKSNNSSGSMVPTQFLQQLMAELIGTYLLMFTGFTSIVVNLGMDNIVTFPGVAILWGLDVMVMVYAVGHVSGAHFNPAVTIAFATCKKFAWKRVPAYICAQLFASTLASGTVWLAFGEEHYQSVGTLPVGSNIQSLLLEFLITFYLMFAVSGVSTDERATPELAGIAVGATVTVNSLLAGPISGASMNPARSLGPAIVSNCYTGIWVYIVGPIAGALAGCWVYNIVRLKDKPPSTETVNRNSPFRMRARMISSL